TGTACATGAGGACATCCCATAAGGAAGTATGGGATCTAGCTAATATAGGATGGCTTGGGTTGTTCGCCGACGGTTTCTTCATCACCGTTATCTTAAGGTGATTTCCATACCTGCCTGGAGGGGGATGAATTTATCGCCGTATCTTTTGCTGAGCTCTGCCTGAGCTCTGAATCCCGTGCAGTGGCCTGCAGCTATCATGTCTATCTCGTACTGTGAGAGCTCTCTGACCACATCCTCTACCTCGTTTTGGAGTGCCTTAATTAGGTGCAGGCCGCCGACAATGGCTTTAACCCTCTTAGCGTTTGTGAGGTCCACAGCGTGCTTGACTATGTTCACTATGCCTGAGTGGCTGCAACCGGTCATTAAGGCAATCCCATCCCTCAACACGGCGATCACGGAGATGTCGTCCATCATAACATCATCAACCAGCCTGAAGTCGTCGTCAACGGTTTTGAATCCCTGCCACGCAACGGGGATGTACCTCCTCACCTCGCCGGTCGTCATCAATCCCGGCGCAAGCTTCAGAGGGTCTCGCGTGAGCACCAGCATCCCGCCTAGCCCAGCGACCCTCTCCCTGAAGTCCATCGGAACCCCCGTACATCTAAGCTTAGGCTCTAACGCTAGACCGGGCTTCAGGAGGTTAGGGTGCGCGACTATAGGTATCCTCTCCCTGCCGACGGCCTCAAGCACTTTATAGAGACCGCCGACATGATCCCAGTGCCTGTGGGTCAACACTATTAAGTCTATGTCCTTCGGATTCACCCCCATCAGACTCATGTTGTGGAGGACGACGTCTCCGTTACCACCTGTGTCAATTAAGACCGTGATCTCGGAGTCCCGGCCGTACGCCTCAACCAGAAGCGAAATGCCGTGATGCCCTAGACACTGCGTTCCGAACATCACTTGATCGTCTGCGAGAACTCTCACCACGACGCTCTCTAAGAAGTCCCCAACCAATTATAACACCATTTTAAGATAACCAAGAGTAGTTTAATAAGGGTGTGTGGGTTGAGTTCCGCATCAGGTGATGAGATTCTCCAGTATTCAGTTGTGCTGGTTACGGGTCCTGAGGGCGAGATGGCTGAGCTTGCTAGGAAGCTTGTTGAGGCTGGTTTGGCCGCCTGCGTGAACGTTTTGAATGGGGTCAGGTCTATCTACTGGTGGGAGGGACGTGTTGTCGAGGACGTGGAGTCTCTGCTTGTGATAAAGACGGAATCGGGCAGGCTGAAAGATTTGATGGATTTTATTAGGGGGAGTCATCCATATGAGGTACCTGAGATCATATCCCTGAGCATAGCCTCAGGCAATCCAGACTACCTGAGGTGGGTCTCAGACTCCGTTAGGAGGTTCGGGGAGCAGGTGGAAAGGGTTTGAAGGACTTCGTTCTCAGGCACTCGCTACAGGTCTATGAAGCGGGATGTAATTACATATCCCGTGTGTGTGACGCCCACAGACTTAGGCCTTAACGCCTCCGGGCTCGCCTGGTACTCCCTTAGAAGAAGTTCAGAGACTTTAACTTTGATGAGACGCCTAAACCCCTTGACGTGCTCCAAGACCTTCAGAACTTGATTGACTGACGGGACGAACATTATCACGGGGGCTGAAGGCTTTAGAGAGTTCTTCAGATGGGGGAAGACCTCCCACGGGTTAGGCATGTCGAGGAACAGCGCGTCCAGATCCCTCTCATCTATCCCCTGCGTTATGTCCCTATTCTTTATGACTACTCGCTCGGAGAGCCCTGCGTTCTCAAGGTTATTTAGAGCTACTTTAACATACTCTTCATTTATCTCGTACCCATAGACACGCCCGTCACGTCCTACAAACCAAGCCAGAACTGCCGTCAGGAAGCCCGTGCCTACCCCGGCCTCAGCAACTCTGGATCCTTCCCCAACACCGGATTCAAGTAACATGTACGCCAGGTCCTTAGGGTATATGACTTGAGTAGCCCTCCTGAAGAACTTCATCATGAGGTCCGTCAGCGTTGGCTTTACAACATATGCTGTAACGCCTGTACTGAGCCTAACTCTAGACCCCCACTCGAGTCCGATGAGATCGTCCAGTCTTAAGTACCCCCTGTCGGTGTGGAGGATCTTGCCCCCGGCCACCCTAACTATCTTAGACCTCCTCTCGTCAACGTATATCAGCACCAGGTCTCCCTCCACTATCACAGCTGAACCCTCAAACTAATCTAATCAGCAACGTGTTTAAAGCAAGCAATCAGTTCTGGTATTACTCTTCACCGATCCGAAATACCAGCCATCATCACTCAAGAGTAATCTATGTTACAACCCCTAAATATGTGTAGTACTGTGGGGTCCTAGTTGATAAGCCCGCATTACGTGTTCCCCCTGCCCACGACATTAAAGGGTCTAGCCTCTCCAACTGAAAGTTATTAATTCCGGTGAGATCCATATGATACGGGGTGAGTGGTTTGGGCGGCGGTAAGAAGAAGAAAACTATATCGGCTGCTGAGAAGCAGCAGAGGAAAGAGGAGTTAGGGGAAGTTAAAAAGCCTGAGAGGAGGGATAAAGGTGCATCAGCTATTGCATCACTCGAGATCGACGACGCGCTTCTGAACAGAGCGCTATCCACTATCAAATCCTCTGACGTGGTCACGACCTACCAACTGGCTACCGCTTTGGGCGTGAGAATGTCTTTAGCTAGGAGGGTTATAAAGGAGTTAAGTGCGAGGGGCGATGTCAGGATTATAGATAAGTTCAGGGCCCTGTACGTGGTGGGTAAGGCGGCTTAACCCTACATGCCGGTTCTCAAGACGTCCACGCAATCTTTTTCACGCCATCAAGTTATATGTGCCTCATCCTCAAGTATATTTAGGGATGTTTAGTTGGGCAGAAGCGATGATTGGGCTAGGCTTTCCTCTGAGATCTCCAGCTGTGTTAAGTGCAGGTTATCAGGGAGCCGATCTAAGGCGGTTCCGGGGGAGGGGTCTCTGAACGCTAAGCTCATGTTCATAGGGGAGGCTCCGGGGAGGAGTGAGGACGAGGTGGGCAGGCCTTTCGTCGGCGCTGCGGGGAAGCTCCTCACCCAGCTTCTGGAGGTGAACAGTATTAAGAGGGAGGAGGTGTTCATAACGAACGTCGTTAAGTGCAGACCGCCTGAGAATAGGGAGCCCCTCGAGGACGAGATAATGAGTTGCGCCCCCTTCACGAACAGCATAATCCAGCTGATTCAACCCTCAATCATAGTCACGTTAGGCAGTTACTCAGGTAGGTACGTTCTCGAGGACCTCGGCGGTCTCCGTTGGTACGGTGTCACTAGAATGAGGGGTAAGGTCTACAGCATCAACTTATTCGGGAGAAGCACTACGGTAGTGCCTACCTATCACCCGGCGGCCGCGCTTTATAACCCATCCCCGAGAGCCGCTCTAGAGGAGGACTTCAAGCTGATAGCATCTAAGTACAGGGAGGTTCTGCAGAGTGAGGTTAGGACGGGTGGGCGTAGGAGGACTCTCCTCGACTATGTGGGGTGATCCCGTTTGAGCAGTGAGGTTAAGGTTAACAACGAGGACCTGAGGAATTACGTGAGGAGGAAGATAGAGGAGCTGAGGAACGAGCTACAGTACTTGGAGGAGTTGCTGAGGATCCTCGAGGGTGAGAGAAGTCTCGACGCGTCGCTAATGCAGGCATCACGGGTCGATGTCATAACGGTGGACAACAACGTGGTCGCGAACGTGATAGTGTCTCAAGACACTATGAGGATAATACTCTCCGAGGCGTTACCCGCCAACCACCCGCTGATGACCTCATTCCTCGCCAGGATTCTTGAGGAGCAACGTGACAGAGGGCTCATAGAGTCCTACAGAATCAATGAGAAGAGGGGGTACGTGTACGACATAGAGATTAGGGGCAGGATAAATAATCTCCTGTTCAGAGAGCTTGAGGCCGCGGTGTCTTACGTGTGGTCTAACATGCGTGAGAAAACCTCCATATAATTCAACATACACCACTATCTCCGAGAGTCGTTGACCTCAGCGTAACACTGAGAAGGCATGGATACCTTCTTGCCGGGTTCTCATCATCAAATTGTATGGCCCAATCGAGTATTTAAGCGTTTCACACACCGCTATCTGTATGTGTATTTAAGCCCCGCTAACCGTAGTTTATCTCGGGTGTGATGCACGGAGTTTAGAGTTGTCGTCGATGTTCTAGATAAGATTGAGAAAGTATCCTCTAAGAATGCGAAGACTGCTTTGCTTGCAGGCCTCCTTAAAGACACCCCTAAGGAGGTTATTGACAAGGTAATATACATCATACTCGGTAAGATATGGCCTGAGTGGAGGGGGATGCCTGAGATAGGCATGGATGAAGAGCTACTGGTTAAGACCATAGCTAAGGCCACGGGGGTTAAGGAGGCGGAGGTAGATAAGATGCTCAGGGAGCTCGGCGATCCAGGGCTCGTCATAGAGAACTTGAAGAAGGGTGAGAAGGGCTCCGCAAGGGACTTGAGCAGGTTTATTGGTAAGGGTGCTGGGTCAGGCCAGCTCAGCGTTGAAAGGCTCTATGAGACGCTGGCTAGAGCCGCGATAGCCAGCGGCGAGGGGAGTAGAACCCTCAAGATAAACCTCATCGCCGGCCTCCTTAAGGAGGCCTCCCCCCTAGAGGCTAGATATATAGCTAGGTTCGTCACCGGCAGTATGAGGACTGGGATTCAGGACATGACGGTCATAGACGCGCTCGCTATAGTGTTCTACGGCAGTGCGGACTACGACACAATTATAGAGAAGGCGTACTACGTCAGGGCGGGGGATCTGGGTTTAGTGGGTAAGTTGCTGGCCACCCAAGGCACGAGCGCTATAGAGAAGATTAAGCCGGAGGTCGGGATACCTGTGAAGCCCATGCTCGCTGAGAGGGAGAGTGACCCTAAGACCATACTGAGTAAAGTCGGCGGTAGAGCGCTTGTTGAGTACAAGTACGACGGTGAGAGGGGGCAGATCCATAAGAAAGGTGATGAGGTCAGGATCTTCTCGAGGAATCTGGAGGATATAACTCATCAGTACCCGGATGTTGCGAGGTTGGCTAGGGATAACATATTGAGTTCTGAGGCCATAGTCGAGGGAGAGATAGTGGCTGTAGACCCTGACACAGGTTTCCTTATGCCCTTCCAGGAGCTGATGCATAGGAAGAGGAAGCACGACGTCCATGAGGCTGTCGAGGAGATCCCTGTAAGCGTCTTCATCTTCGACGTGATGCTGAACGAAGGTGAGGACATGCTGGACAAGCCCCTCCCCTACAGGAGGGAGGTTCTGAGGAGGATAGTTAAGGAGGTCGAGAATTTCAAGATAGCGCACAACGTCCTCGCTGAAGACCCTCAGAAGCTTGAGGAGTTCTTCCTCAAGGCTATTGAGGATGGTGCTGAGGGCGTTATGGTGAAGGCAATCCACGACAACTCCATCTACCAAGCCGGGGCTAGGGGCTGGTTGTGGGTTAAGTATAAGCGTGATTACAAGAGCGAGATGGTTGATACGGTTGATCTGGTGGTCGTGGGGGCGTTCGCCGGCAGGGGGAGGAGGAGCGGCAGATACGGGGCGTTGCTCATGGCCGCCTACGACGAGGAGAGCGATTCCTTCAAGACTGTCTGTAAAGTCGGCACGGGCTTCAAGGACAGAGATCTAGAGGAGATGACTGAAATGCTGAAGCCTCATGCACTCAGTTATAAACCGCCCAATGTGGATTCGGAGATGGTGCCTGACGTGTGGGTGATGCCTCACTACGTGGCCGAGATAATAGGAGCTGAGTTAACGCTCTCGCCAGCGCACACATGCTGCAGGGATTTAGTGAGGAAGGGCGCCGGCATCTCCATAAGGTTTCCGAGATTTATTAGATGGCGTCTCGAGAAGTCGCCCGACGATGCAACAACGACTAAGGAGATCCTCGATATGTACAGAAGGCAGTTAAAGAAGATCGAGGAGTCTAAGACCTGAATGTCGAGTATTAACTGGGTTGCGAGGGAAAATATTTTAAGAGGGTTCATCATTAATTCTTGCAGGGATTAGCGGATGAGTTCGAGAATTCCGGTAGAGCTGGGTGTGGGGGTGCTGGTAGGCTATAGAGTCGGCTCCAGAGGGCAGAACAGTAGTCAGGTATTCGTGAAGGTCTTGACAACCATCCTTAAGAAGCCCCACAACTTAGTCGGGGCTAAGATCCTTGCGAAGGACGCTAAAGGGAACACGTACACAGGACGGGTTATTAAGGTTCACGGGAGCGGCAGGAACGGAACGCTCATAGTCAGGTTCAACAAGAACATACCCGGCCAGCTACTCGGCGTTAAGGTCTCTATCTACAGGACTCGGAGCGGCTGACCAGCTTCTGTTGCAGGTCCTCCGCTCAACACGCGGTTCAGACATTATTGTAGCACATGATGATTGTGGCTTACTGTGTGGCGGGCATTAATCAATTCGCGCTGAGCATTGTGATTTTTATACTGCTGAGCGTCGCCTGGGATGGTTAACGGGAATAGCGTCTCAGAATATGGTTCAAGCCTTGTCAACACTTATTACAAGTGATAATGACTATAGTTTGGTAGCGCATAATGAAGTTCGTTGCTGACGCGATGCTTGGGAACCTGGCTCGCTGGCTGAGGATGCTGGGTTACGACACACTCTACTCTAAAAGTTTTGAGGATTGGAAGCTGTTGCGTGTTGCCGAGGAGGACGGTAGAGTCCTCCTAACTAGGGATGAATCCCTCTTCAGGAGGGCGAGGAGCAGGGGCCTAAACGCCGTTCTCGTGATCTCAGACGACGTGGCCGAGATGCTCGCGTGCGTGACTGCTAGAACAGGTGTGAAGCTGTTCTTCGACCCCTCGAGGACCAGATGCCCCAGGTGCAACACGCCCTTAACTAAGATAAGCGGTGCTGAGGCGCTGTCTCTGCTTAAGAGTGAGTTAGTGAGTAAATATGATGAGTTCTGGAAGTGTGGTAAGTGCGGCAGGCTATACTGGCAGGGTAACCATTGGAGAACAATTAACGAGACTCTTGAGAGGGCGAATAAATTAATTACGGAGTCGCAGTAATCTATTAGGTTAGACTATGGCTGAGACTTACGTAGATCCTGAGGAAGTGGGATTGGAGGACGGGTTCTTCCTAGTCAGGCTTGCCAGAAGCGCTGTGGAGGGGTACTTGAGGAGTGGTGTGGTGATGAGGATGCCTGACGACACACCGCAGAGGCTGAGGAAGCTTGGAGCGTCATTCGTCACGCTGTTAAAGCTCAGAGGTCGTGGAGGGCGTGAGTTAAGGGGATGCATAGGCTACGTGAAGCCTGTCGAGCCTTTAGCGCTTAACGTCATCCACGCGGCCATAGCTGCCGCAACGGAGGACCCGAGGTTCACACCGCTCAAGATCGAGGAGTTGGATGAAGTGGTGTTCGAAGTCTCTGTCCTATCAGGTATGGAGGAACTCCCGCGAGATCCTAGAAGAAGGCCTGAGGGGTTCATCATAGGTAGGGACGGCCTAATGGTTGTACACGGTTTCTACAGTGGATTGCTGTTGCCTGAAGTCCCTGTTGAGTATTGCTGGGACAATGAGGCGTTCCTTGCGGAGACCTGCTTCAAGGCAGGGTTAAGTCCTGACTGCTGGCTTGACGAGGATGTCAAGGTTCTCAGGTTCAGGACGCGCACGTTCAAGGAGGTCAAGCCGGGAGGGGGCGTAGTTCTCAGAGACCTAAGGGAGGAATATACTGCGGGTTGTGGGAGGGTGGTTAGGTAGCGGGTTCGGTGGGCCGTATGGAGGTGAAGCTGATCGCTTGGACTGGAGGGCTTCCGAAGGACGCTAGGAGGTTGATAGTGCTGGCCATCAAGACCTCGGCCGGCAAGCTCGGGTTGAAGAGCGCGGAGCACTATCTGAAGCACTACAGCGAGGACGATGTGAGGAGACATATTGTTGAGTCCTTCAAGTATCCGACCGTCCTAGAGCACGTGGTCTTCACGTTCCTGATTGAGGGGATATCCAGAGTCGCTTCCCACCAGCTGGTCAGGCACAGGATAGCATCATATACGCAGGAGAGTCAGAGGTACTCAGCTGTCGAGAAGGGGTATGTAGTTCCCGAGACAGTCGTCAAATCCGGGTTTGAGAGCAGGTTCAGGGATTTCATGGAGAATGCCTACAGACTCTACGACGAGATGGTGAAGGCAGGGATCCCGTACGAAGACGCGAGGTACGTCATGCCTCAAGCAGTGACTACGAGGTTACTGATGACCGTCAACTTAAGGGAGTTAATGCACATAGCCTGCTTGAGGTTATCACCGCATGCCCAATGGGAGCTCAGAGAGGCTGTGAGGTTGATGGTTAAAGAGGCTAGTAGGGTGGTTCCTGAACTGCCACAGTTGCTGGAAAGCTCCTGTGATGATTTGATGCAGGGTTTAGGTGAGAACGTCAGTAGCCGCTAACCACGCTATCTATAGCTTGCGATTAAACCTGCGAGTTCCCGCAGATCCTTTATGACGTGCTGAGGCCTTACATCAACCTTCCTGCATTCCTCTCTACATATGAGAACCGAGACCGCCCCCAAGGCGTTCGCCGGCATCACATCGTACTCAGTATCCCCTACTATAATGGCATTTGTCGGGTTTACGTTAATCATCCTAAGCGCACTCAAGAAGATCTCAGAATCTGGCTTCCCCCTGCTCACTAAGTCACTGCCCACTACAGAGTCGAAGAAGTCTCTGATTCCTTTAGCGTTAAGAACAGTCTCTATAGTTTCAACGTTAGTGGATGAGGCCACTGCGAGTCTTAAGCTGTGGACACGCTTCAGACATTCTAGAACCTCCGGCACCTCGGGGTAGAGTCTCACCTCGTCCACTCTGGTCAGGTAGAGTCTTCTCTTGAGTCTTGCCAACCTCAAGGCCTGTGTTTCCTCGTTCACCAGCTTCCTAGCTATGTCCTCGGCGGACAGACCTACAAGACCTCTCACGAACTTCTCGTCGACTGGTATATCTAGCCTCCGGCACGCCTCAATCCACGTCGAGACGTGCAGGTCTACAGTGTCTGCAAGAGTTCCATCCAGATCAAACACCACTCCCTTGATCATCGAGGGGCACCCAGGCCGCGCACGAGCATTTCGAACACAGCTATCCAGGCTATGAAGGATGAGGAGTAAATGAGTGAGAGGCCCCTAGGTCGTCCCCCGCCCCCTCTCATCCTATGTACTGCCACATAGATGGGATAGCTTACGAGGTAAGTGGTCAGAAGCACTATGTCCACGCTCATGTTCGTCGGGCCTAGCGTCGCTCTCAATGCGTAGGACATAAAACCTAAGAGGCTTCCGA
This window of the Zestosphaera sp. genome carries:
- a CDS encoding MBL fold metallo-hydrolase, which produces MVGDFLESVVVRVLADDQVMFGTQCLGHHGISLLVEAYGRDSEITVLIDTGGNGDVVLHNMSLMGVNPKDIDLIVLTHRHWDHVGGLYKVLEAVGRERIPIVAHPNLLKPGLALEPKLRCTGVPMDFRERVAGLGGMLVLTRDPLKLAPGLMTTGEVRRYIPVAWQGFKTVDDDFRLVDDVMMDDISVIAVLRDGIALMTGCSHSGIVNIVKHAVDLTNAKRVKAIVGGLHLIKALQNEVEDVVRELSQYEIDMIAAGHCTGFRAQAELSKRYGDKFIPLQAGMEITLR
- a CDS encoding 50S ribosomal protein L35ae is translated as MSSRIPVELGVGVLVGYRVGSRGQNSSQVFVKVLTTILKKPHNLVGAKILAKDAKGNTYTGRVIKVHGSGRNGTLIVRFNKNIPGQLLGVKVSIYRTRSG
- a CDS encoding HAD family phosphatase, yielding MIKGVVFDLDGTLADTVDLHVSTWIEACRRLDIPVDEKFVRGLVGLSAEDIARKLVNEETQALRLARLKRRLYLTRVDEVRLYPEVPEVLECLKRVHSLRLAVASSTNVETIETVLNAKGIRDFFDSVVGSDLVSRGKPDSEIFLSALRMINVNPTNAIIVGDTEYDVMPANALGAVSVLICREECRKVDVRPQHVIKDLRELAGLIASYR
- the cutA gene encoding divalent-cation tolerance protein CutA, with protein sequence MSSASGDEILQYSVVLVTGPEGEMAELARKLVEAGLAACVNVLNGVRSIYWWEGRVVEDVESLLVIKTESGRLKDLMDFIRGSHPYEVPEIISLSIASGNPDYLRWVSDSVRRFGEQVERV
- a CDS encoding TIGR00296 family protein; protein product: MAETYVDPEEVGLEDGFFLVRLARSAVEGYLRSGVVMRMPDDTPQRLRKLGASFVTLLKLRGRGGRELRGCIGYVKPVEPLALNVIHAAIAAATEDPRFTPLKIEELDEVVFEVSVLSGMEELPRDPRRRPEGFIIGRDGLMVVHGFYSGLLLPEVPVEYCWDNEAFLAETCFKAGLSPDCWLDEDVKVLRFRTRTFKEVKPGGGVVLRDLREEYTAGCGRVVR
- a CDS encoding tRNA (adenine-N1)-methyltransferase, yielding MIVEGDLVLIYVDERRSKIVRVAGGKILHTDRGYLRLDDLIGLEWGSRVRLSTGVTAYVVKPTLTDLMMKFFRRATQVIYPKDLAYMLLESGVGEGSRVAEAGVGTGFLTAVLAWFVGRDGRVYGYEINEEYVKVALNNLENAGLSERVVIKNRDITQGIDERDLDALFLDMPNPWEVFPHLKNSLKPSAPVIMFVPSVNQVLKVLEHVKGFRRLIKVKVSELLLREYQASPEALRPKSVGVTHTGYVITSRFIDL
- the thyX gene encoding FAD-dependent thymidylate synthase, which encodes MEVKLIAWTGGLPKDARRLIVLAIKTSAGKLGLKSAEHYLKHYSEDDVRRHIVESFKYPTVLEHVVFTFLIEGISRVASHQLVRHRIASYTQESQRYSAVEKGYVVPETVVKSGFESRFRDFMENAYRLYDEMVKAGIPYEDARYVMPQAVTTRLLMTVNLRELMHIACLRLSPHAQWELREAVRLMVKEASRVVPELPQLLESSCDDLMQGLGENVSSR
- a CDS encoding uracil-DNA glycosylase; the encoded protein is MGRSDDWARLSSEISSCVKCRLSGSRSKAVPGEGSLNAKLMFIGEAPGRSEDEVGRPFVGAAGKLLTQLLEVNSIKREEVFITNVVKCRPPENREPLEDEIMSCAPFTNSIIQLIQPSIIVTLGSYSGRYVLEDLGGLRWYGVTRMRGKVYSINLFGRSTTVVPTYHPAAALYNPSPRAALEEDFKLIASKYREVLQSEVRTGGRRRTLLDYVG
- a CDS encoding Mut7-C RNAse domain-containing protein, with protein sequence MKFVADAMLGNLARWLRMLGYDTLYSKSFEDWKLLRVAEEDGRVLLTRDESLFRRARSRGLNAVLVISDDVAEMLACVTARTGVKLFFDPSRTRCPRCNTPLTKISGAEALSLLKSELVSKYDEFWKCGKCGRLYWQGNHWRTINETLERANKLITESQ